One Deltaproteobacteria bacterium genomic window, TCCATCCGTTCCACTATTTTGGCTGTCAAAGAGCGTTTTCTGAGCCCGTGGCGCTGTCTCAGCTACATTTTCGACTCGGCGACTGGAAATATGGCCTGCGCTTCCAGAACCGCCGTGTGACTTTTTACGATGTCGTCAAAGATGACGAATTCGTAAAAAGTCTGTCATTCCCGCCCCCGACAAATACTTTCGAGGGCAGGCTCCGGCGGAGATCCATGAACGTTTAACCATTTGAAAAGACTTGAGTCCCGTTTTCACGGGAATGACAAATAGGGATGAAATTAGACTTATTACGAAACCATCAAAGATAAGTAAAAATACATTCAGGTTATTTTAAGGAGATTTAGAGGGATTTTGCAAATGGGATAAAAGGAGGTTTGATATGGTACAGGTTGATTTACCGGGTGCATTTGCGGCAGGTCAGATTTTTGCAGTTTTAAGCAAGACGTATCTTAAAAATGAGACTAACAAGTTTACGCATAGGTTGATGGGGCCTATTGTTACCTACTTTTCTCTCATGTTTGCACCGGTAGGGCTTTTTCTCCTCATCTGCTGGCCTGCGTGGGAAGGTATGTATTGGTGGGAATGGGTGGAAAAACCGGCAATGAACCCCTTAGTTTCATACTTTTATATCGCGTTTTATATGATAATGATAATCATAGGCAGTGCGAGCTACAGTATTGCTCACAATCTTTACCTTCAGGGCAAAGACCGGATTGTCGGTACAATGACTGTTATTAGTATTATTATGACCCTGATGCCCTTTATCCTCTGGCCTTTCACTTGGTATCACGTTGGAACCTATGCGCAGTATCATGCAGTCCCGAAAGAAACGACGACGATGTTCAATAACTGCTCGTTTTTCTTTTCATGGCTTGCCGTTATGGGCTACTTCGCCATATCGTCGGTAGCCTTCGGCATCTGGCTTAAAAAATTCTCGGCCCGCATAACGACAATTAAATAAGTCCGCATCCGTAAAGCGAAGGATTGCGGATTTAAAAAATATACACGTAAGGGAAGCGGAAAAGAAGGAGTCAATCATGGGGAGCGTTACTTTGAACGATTTACGGTTAAAAGATATAACCCTCGATAGTATGCCGCGCCTGAAAATGCTGAGAGACAAAAGTATCAAGGCAAATTCCGAGGTCTGTATTGAGCGCGCACGGTATGTTACCCGGTATCTAAGGGACATGTCTTCACCCGAGGAACCGATGGAGACCCGGTATGCAAAGGCGGTCAGCCATTTCCTTTCAAACAAGGAACCTCTCTTCTTCGATGACAATCTGCTGGCCGGGACGACTACCTCAAAATTCTTCGGCGCCCCGGTATATCCGGAGTTTACGGGAATGGCCATCTGGCCGGAACTCGATACTATCGGCAAAAGGGAAAAGAACCCCCAAAGGCTTTCAGAAAGCGACAGGGACGAACTGAATTTTGATATCTTCCCTTACTGGATGGACCGCAATATCCTGGAATATACAAGGAATAAGTATAACAATCCCGAATGCATGAGGCTCTTCGAACGCATCGTGTTTTTCATCGCAGGCAAGGCGGGCTGCATTTCCCACACGGTACCGTGTTACCAAATAGTCCTTGAAAAGGGACTGGACGGGATCATTGCCGATGTCAAAGAATCGGAGACCCGGATAAAAAATACCGGCACACTCACCGCGGAAAATATGCAACAACTGGCGTTTTATCAGGCCGTCGCAATCGCCATGGAAGGGATAAAAAACTACGTACAGAATCTGAGCAATAAGGCCGCCGAACTGGCTAAGGGTGAGACGGACCCATCCAGGCGGGATAATTATCTAAAGATGTCGGAGGTATGCGCAAGGGTGCCGGCGAAACCCGCCCGGACGTTCCGCGAGGCGGTCAACTCCCTGTGGCTTGCCCAGGTAGCGGTCCACGCGGAGAATATCAATATGGCCATGAGCCCGGGAAGGCTCGACCAGATACTGTATCCGTATTATAAAAACGACATCGACAGCGGGACGGTAACCGTAACGGAAGCGGCCGAGCTTATCGGCTGCCTGTGGTTGAAGCTCAACGACAATACCAATCTCGTCCCCGAAACCGCCGAGGAACTCTGGGGAGGCGCGGGAACGGTACCCGCGGTGACAGTAGGCGGAGTTGATGAAAACGGGGAAGACGCGGTCAATGACCTGACGTATATCATGCTGCGGATCACCGAACTTCTGAAAACACGCGATCCGAACATGAATGCCCGCTATCACTATGAGAAAAATACCCGGGAATACCGTGACCGGGTCGCGGAAGTCATTGCGAACACAAAGGCAGTACCGGCGTTTCACAATGACGTCGCGGACATCAAGACCCTCGAAAACCAGGGAACAAAATTGGAACACGCAAGGGACTATGCTGTAATCGGCTGCGTAGAGCTGGCTACCGCGGGAAAGAGCTATGATTCATCGAGCTCCATCATGCTGAACGTCGTGTCCGCGCTCGAATTGACGCTCTATAACGGCAGGAGGCCCGTCACAGGTGATGAGGTGATCAGCTTCGAATCCGGCGACCCTGCTCAATTCAAGAGCTTTGAAGATTTCTGGGAGGCATTTAAGAATCAACTGAAATGGCTCATTGAGCAGGCTATTTTGCTTAACGAATATTTCGGTTTAGTGCATCAGGAGATCATGCCGTCTCCCCTGCTTTCGGCATTCTTTGAGGGACCTGTACAAAAGGGCAAAGACCTGATTTTCGGAGGCGCGCTCTACAACTCTTCCGGAGCTACCCATATCGGATTTGCCGATACGGTGGACTCACTTTCCGCGATTGAGAAGGCGGTTTTCATCGACAGGATATGCAGCTTCGATGAACTTCTCAAAGCACTCGTTGCCGATTTTGAAGGGTATGATAAACTCCATGCCTACCTTATCCATAGAGCCCCGAAATACGGTACGGATGATCCCATAGCAATCAAGAATTCCCGCAATCTCATCCGTTTTCTTTTCGACACATACCAGAGCCATACGAATTACCGGGGGGGCAAATACCGGCCTGCCTTCTGGTCCACAACCAACCACGCGGGACAGGGGAAAATGTCGGGCGCACTGCCCAACGGCAGAAAGGCATTCAAGGCCTTTGCCAGCGGAATTACTCCCGTATCTCAGGCAGCCCCGGAATTGACCACGTGCATGAGGGCCGTGGGAGGTCTTGATAATCTTTGCATACCCGGCGGTGAGGCGCTTAATCTTAAAATCCCGTTTATAAAAGACACAGCGGACATAGAAAGATTCGGCGCCGCCGTAGAGGCATATTTTCGTAGTGGCGGGCTGCATATACAGTTCAACATCATGTCTTATGAAATGCTCACCGATGCGAAAAAGAATCCGGATAATTATCCGGAACTGCTTGTGCGGGTCTCCGGCTACTCAGCTTATTTCAAGGATTTAAACGAGGTCATGAAGGACGAAATTATCACGCGGACGCAATATGATATCATTACGGGGAAAGCCAATCCCTTCCCAGATGCTTAAACTTGTCCCTGCATGATTTAGGCAGGAAAAGGAGAAGATATGTTGGAAGAAATAGCAAACTTGTCTCACAAAGCAAAACCGGCCATGGAAAAACTGCTCACGGGGATTGAGTCCGAATTTACAGAAGAAATTCTCGAAGCTCTGCTGGAAGGAATGAGTCTTGTTTTTCTCATCAGCAGCAGCTACCGGAAAAACATCGAGAATTTTAACGGCAGTTACCTTTTCAGGGGCAGGGACAACTCCTTTTTGGTAGCGGCAGTTTTCCACAACGGCAAAATGAAAGTCGACGAGAAAATGATCGACAATCCGAGTATTACGGTTTTTTTCAAAAACCCGGCAGCCTTGAGGAATTTTATCTTCTCTCCAAAACCCGATATATTAAACGCCATACTGCGTCAGGATGTGACCCTCGATGGCAACCTCAATTATCTCTACAAGTTCGCCTATATGGCAAATCACCTGAAGATTATGGCTCAGGAACTGCTTGCATGAACATCCCTGCCGCAAGGCCGCTTGTTTTTGATATTCACCGGTTCGCCCTTGATGACGGTCCGGGGATAAGAACAACGGTATTTCTCAAGGGCTGTCCCCTTTCATGTGCATGGTGCCATAATCCTGAATCCTTAAGCCCGGAGGAGGAGATTGCCTTTTATCCAGCCCTCTGCATAAACTGTGGCGACTGCGAAAAAGTATGCACTGAAAACGCAGCACAGATGAACCATCCCGGCAGGGTCATCAGGGAAAAGTGCGTTGCCTGCGGAGTGTGCGCGGAAAAATGTCCGTCTACGGCGTTGAAGATCGTGGGGAAATATTATCCCATCAACGAACTGGCGGCGGAACTTACAAAAGACAGGGTATTTTACGATACATCGTGTGGTGGGGTAACTTTCTCAGGGGGAGAACCGACGCTTCATATGGATTACCTCAGCGAAGTGATGAGAAAGTTGAAAGAAGACAACATACACATCGCGATAGAAACGTCAGGCGAGTTTGATATTAAAGAGTTCAAGGAGAAATTGCTTCCCCATATCGATCTCATATTTTACGACATTAAGCTGTTCGATTCGCAAAAGCACAGGGAATACACGGGAGTGGAAAATGAACAAATACTGGATAATTTCGCATCCCTCTCAGATGATGGAATTGTAAGTATCATTCCGCGAACGCCTCTCATACCGGGTATCACGGCTACGGAAGAAAATCTGCGGCAGATAGCCGATTTTATTCGAAGCGTGGGATGCGCGAAATATGAATTGCTCCCCTATAACCCCGGGCGGCATCGCAAAGATGCAGGCGATAGGAAAATCCACCCCTCAAGGTCGGGAAAGGGGTCAAGTCTGCTCTTGACTCAAACCCTTTTTATTACATCTAAGCCTAAATGGCGACCATCCCGCTTATTTGTTTCTTGAGATATACAGGAAAGGCGTCGTTGGCCGCTGCGAGGATAACACCATGTCTATAATGCACAGGAATTGAAAGTTTATTTAATTCAGTGATGGTTTTAAGGCGGTTGATTTTCTCTTCATCCGCCTTTTTCTTTTTCAGGAAGAAACGTACGGGGGGCAGGTAGCAGACGATCAGACGAAACCCCTGTTTCAAGAGTTCATATCTTTTATAACATCATATAAATAATGAAACGACTCTACTCTTTTCATGAAAAAGGGGCTAAAACCACTCATGGTTTTAGCCCCTCATCGCATTATTACAGGTGTGTTTGAAAATTCTTAGTGCGCTTCTTCCATTGCGCCGGCAATATACATCATGGAAAGCAACATGAAGACGAGTGTCTGGATAACTGATATGAATACCTTGAGGAAGAGAATTGGTATCGGTATCAGGAAAGGAGCCAACAAGAATAAAACTGCTACAACAATGTGTCCACCTTCGATGTTTCCGAAAAGTCGCACGGTGAGTGACAGGGGACGGACCAAGTGGCTGACTATTTCAATGGGTACCATAAGCGGCGTTAACCACCACACGGGGCCCATAAACTGCTTGATATATTTGGCCCCATGAACCTTGACCCCCATAACGTGCGTCATGACAAAAACGATGAGCGCCATGGAAGCATTTGTGTTTAGATTTGCCGTTGGAGATGCAAATCCGGGAATGAGCCCCATGAGGTTCGATGTAAGGATAAAAAGTCCGATAGTGGCAATCAGGGGGAAGAATTTTCTTCCTTCATGCCCCATGGTATCGGTTATTAAAGAATCGATACCGCTGATGACGACTTCCATAACATTCTGGAACTTGCCCGGGAAGATATCAATCCGGCGTGTCGCCAGATAGGCGCACAGGGTAAGCAAGATCATGATAAGCCAGGCATAAGACACATGCAGCGGAATATGATAATTTGTAGAAAGGAAATCAAAAAACGAAAAAGAATGCATCTTTTTAACTAACCTCCTCAAGGCAATTTTTTTTTGAATATGCCGCAATTGCGGTAAATACCATGGTAATGACTACTGTCGAAAGTCCAATCAGCAAGCCTATTATATCAACAATATCCGCAGATATGATGAAATAAAGAACAAAAGCTGTAACGGTAATTCTGATGAAATACTTAACCATCACGAAAGAACCCGACCGTTCTGAAAGCCTGCTGAAAACCTTTCGCAGATCCCGATCAAGCCAGTGAAAATTTACAATGCTTATAAAACCACCTAATACCATACCAAGGGTGAACCTGTAAGGCATGAAGAAAAAACTGAGCATGAGCAATATTCCCATGATGATCCAGTTTGTAATCTCAATCTTCTTTTGCAGGGGGTCTTTTTCTGTGTGGTTCATTTTTCAGATACTTTATTACGGGTTTTTCATCCCGGGATATTTTCTTTATTAAAACGAATATATTTCTGAATCCGGCAAAAATACCAATCAATAATAAGATAATGGTAAATTTGTATCCGGTTCCAAACTTCCTGTCAAGATGGACACCCAGATAAAGGCCTCCGAAGATCGCCAGTACCATGGCAATGCCGATACTACTGGCATGTGCCAACTGGATGGCCGTTTTCCTCGTTTCCTTATCCATTTGCGTGGCGCTCCTTAGCATGTACAGCCAGGGATGTCAAATAAAAACTGAGTAATGCACCATGGCAATCAGAAGCGGGGATTGGGTAAAAAATCAGAGTGATAACCTTACAAAAGCAATGAAACTTATGCGACGCTGTCATTATAGGAATTCGAACAATCGACGTCGGAGTGAATCCATTTCCACCTTGTTTCCGGTGAGCTTACAGAGATTTGATTCTTTCTTATCATCTCTTTCACCGACTTCGGGAAAAAACAAAATATCCGCATCCTTGAGGAAGTTCATGGCGCTTTGATAATTGGACTGCGACAGCGCTTCCGCTCTCCGTATCTCGCCCTTTTTATACATCTTATCACCCAACCGTTGGATGTTCCTCATCCATTCTTTTCCCGGCTTTGCTCCCGTCTTCAGATACAAACAACCTCTGATTACTACCCAGTACGATTCGATATAGTTGCGTATCAAACCGGCAAAAGGCATCAGATTCATCCTTCCCCTACCCTTTACCTCGACCAGAGGCTGTCCATCGCGTTCGAAACTGCTGATCATGCGCCTGTCGTTCAAATAAGAGAGGACATCATTTACCTCGTCTAAATCGTCCTTCTGGTCGTCAAAGATGAACTCATGCCAGAACAGCCTCTTGAAAAACTGATAATCTTTCACGATCTGGTTCAAGGGTATCACATCCTCATGGCTTGAAAGCAATGACGAGGCTACAAAGCTTATGGGGATGAAAAAGTGAAGGATGTTGTTTTTATAGTACTCTAATTTCAACCGTTTATTGTCATCCAGGGAGTACACTATTTCTTCTATTTCATCCTGTTCCAGTTCATCTGCCCCCATCTTGGATATAATGTCTGATTGATCAAACATGCTGAGGGCATCGATAAAAGCCTTTTCTTTATTGACAAGAGTAGCAGCAAAGCTTACTTTTCTGTCGCTGAGGTACTCGTAGAATATATTCAACACACCCATCAGCTCATCGTGAGATATTCCCCTTCTGTCATGGCAGAGCAAACCGGCAGCAATGAGAGAAAAGGGTGTAACAACCGATACCTTATTGATTTCCAAGGTAATTTCATAACTGATCTTCCTGTAGAGGCTCTGCCTCTCTTCTAATGTCATATCTTCAAAAGGTATCTCCTGAGATGCAAGATACGATTTGAGATAGAGTGGCTCACCGATGTTCACATAGACACGCCCGTAGCGTTTCCTCAGCACTTTGTGACTTTTGATTACATCTGATGTCTTCTCTCTTGTTTTAGGCGCTCCCCCAAGCTCCTTTAAGTAGGATTCTTCTTCAAGAACCCGATCATACCCAATGAAGACCGGAATTGCCGCCATATCATCACAGGTGTTCTTCTTATAAGCCTGGATAAGCATTGAAAGGAGACCAAACTTAGGCATTGCCATCTTCCCGCTACGGCTCCGTCCCCCCTCTATGAAAAACTCAATGGGAAGACCCTCTTTTATAAGGACCTCCAGATATTTGGCAAATACCTCTCCATAGAGGATATTCCCCTTAAAGGTTCGGCGAACGAAAAAGGCTCCCGATTTTCGAAAGATGTATCCTAAAGGCCAGAATGACAGATTGGTGCCGGCGGCAACAAACGGCATTTGTATATTATGTTTGTAAAATACATAAGAAAGAAGGAGATAGTCAATATGGCTACGATGACAGGGAATAATGACAAAAGGCATTTTTTTCGATATGTTTCTTATTTTTGCCAGTCCAGCCTTGTCAGCCACTACACCATCATAAATATTGTTCCACAGCCACGTCAGGAATATCTCCCAGATCTCAATAAACATATCATTATAGTCGGAAGCAATTTCCCGGATGTACCTTTCCGCTCCCTTGACAAGGGCATCATGGTCTTTCGTCCCATGGGCTGCCATCTTTTCTAAAGACTGATTGAGGTTCCCGTCGTTAAGAACCATGCTGATAATCTCTTCCCTTGACTTTAAAACAGGTCCCACAATGCTTGTCTTCTCTTCCTCGATCCGGTCTATCAGTTCTCTTCTCAGGTCATTACTTATTGCCTCTGCCGTCATGCCATTGTTTTTAATAACGAACTCCGTAAGATTAATCGGATCTGCAGATATAACTGTGGCCTGATTGGAGTAACGGAGAAATGTTATCACCCTGCGCAGCGCACCTGTGTCTTCCGTCTGGCCAAACAATATATTGATTAAACTCTCCTTCTCTTTTTCCCTTCTTCTTCCGTAGGTAATCATGACCGGGACAATGTAGATGGGAACATTCAAGGTCTTTTGAGTATTAATCAAGTTGATGATCGCTTCCCGGGTGAACCGGTTTTCAAAATATTCTGAATCTCCAAGATGGATAATTGCACTTTTCCTTTCCATAATGATTCGATTCATATAGTCTTTCTTGGAGACATCCAGAATGGGTTTTCTGAAAAGGAAATGAAAGAGTATTGAAAAAACAACCCTAACAGCCGCAGGAAAAGGCTGCCAGAAAATCATGTTGATTCCGTGGCAATAAATGGGTCTGGGTATACCCTTTCTGGCGGAAAGTTCCCGAATAATGAGACTGTTGAGCTGACTTTTATTTTTTATTGCATAAATGACTGTCCCGTTATCGGAGAAATTCTTTAATGCCTCGACATACTCATCGGCAAGTTCGACTTTGGACAATACTTTTTTGACAAGCCAGAACAGGGGGAAATTGTCCTCCCGATAAAGGCATCCCGCAAAAAATTCCCTTGCGGTTGTCCACGTTTTAATTTTTGACAGGACGGACATGCTGATCTCGTAAATAAAGATAAATCTCACCGACCACAGGATGGGGTTTCCGGCAAGAAAAATATTGTTAGATTGCGCTCCTTCACCGCCTCCTGCAAAGCGGGGTTTACAGGATGCGCTCCCGGTCGCAAACTGGTTAAATAATTTTCGGCTTCGTAAAAAACAAACGTTGTTTAACCTTCACGAGGCCATCAGACATGTGTCTTTTGCTGTTTGACCTCTTAAGTCCCGTTCAGCGGAAATTCTGCAGGAAACCGCTCCCGCATGCAATTATAGACAAATTCCCTTATCTCAGCGGCCGATGAAAATGTCA contains:
- a CDS encoding glycyl-radical enzyme activating protein codes for the protein MNIPAARPLVFDIHRFALDDGPGIRTTVFLKGCPLSCAWCHNPESLSPEEEIAFYPALCINCGDCEKVCTENAAQMNHPGRVIREKCVACGVCAEKCPSTALKIVGKYYPINELAAELTKDRVFYDTSCGGVTFSGGEPTLHMDYLSEVMRKLKEDNIHIAIETSGEFDIKEFKEKLLPHIDLIFYDIKLFDSQKHREYTGVENEQILDNFASLSDDGIVSIIPRTPLIPGITATEENLRQIADFIRSVGCAKYELLPYNPGRHRKDAGDRKIHPSRSGKGSSLLLTQTLFITSKPKWRPSRLFVS
- the atpB gene encoding F0F1 ATP synthase subunit A; the encoded protein is MHSFSFFDFLSTNYHIPLHVSYAWLIMILLTLCAYLATRRIDIFPGKFQNVMEVVISGIDSLITDTMGHEGRKFFPLIATIGLFILTSNLMGLIPGFASPTANLNTNASMALIVFVMTHVMGVKVHGAKYIKQFMGPVWWLTPLMVPIEIVSHLVRPLSLTVRLFGNIEGGHIVVAVLFLLAPFLIPIPILFLKVFISVIQTLVFMLLSMMYIAGAMEEAH
- a CDS encoding ATP synthase subunit I — its product is MNHTEKDPLQKKIEITNWIIMGILLMLSFFFMPYRFTLGMVLGGFISIVNFHWLDRDLRKVFSRLSERSGSFVMVKYFIRITVTAFVLYFIISADIVDIIGLLIGLSTVVITMVFTAIAAYSKKNCLEEVS
- a CDS encoding AtpZ/AtpI family protein, whose product is MDKETRKTAIQLAHASSIGIAMVLAIFGGLYLGVHLDRKFGTGYKFTIILLLIGIFAGFRNIFVLIKKISRDEKPVIKYLKNEPHRKRPPAKED
- a CDS encoding 1-acyl-sn-glycerol-3-phosphate acyltransferase, whose product is MSVLSKIKTWTTAREFFAGCLYREDNFPLFWLVKKVLSKVELADEYVEALKNFSDNGTVIYAIKNKSQLNSLIIRELSARKGIPRPIYCHGINMIFWQPFPAAVRVVFSILFHFLFRKPILDVSKKDYMNRIIMERKSAIIHLGDSEYFENRFTREAIINLINTQKTLNVPIYIVPVMITYGRRREKEKESLINILFGQTEDTGALRRVITFLRYSNQATVISADPINLTEFVIKNNGMTAEAISNDLRRELIDRIEEEKTSIVGPVLKSREEIISMVLNDGNLNQSLEKMAAHGTKDHDALVKGAERYIREIASDYNDMFIEIWEIFLTWLWNNIYDGVVADKAGLAKIRNISKKMPFVIIPCHRSHIDYLLLSYVFYKHNIQMPFVAAGTNLSFWPLGYIFRKSGAFFVRRTFKGNILYGEVFAKYLEVLIKEGLPIEFFIEGGRSRSGKMAMPKFGLLSMLIQAYKKNTCDDMAAIPVFIGYDRVLEEESYLKELGGAPKTREKTSDVIKSHKVLRKRYGRVYVNIGEPLYLKSYLASQEIPFEDMTLEERQSLYRKISYEITLEINKVSVVTPFSLIAAGLLCHDRRGISHDELMGVLNIFYEYLSDRKVSFAATLVNKEKAFIDALSMFDQSDIISKMGADELEQDEIEEIVYSLDDNKRLKLEYYKNNILHFFIPISFVASSLLSSHEDVIPLNQIVKDYQFFKRLFWHEFIFDDQKDDLDEVNDVLSYLNDRRMISSFERDGQPLVEVKGRGRMNLMPFAGLIRNYIESYWVVIRGCLYLKTGAKPGKEWMRNIQRLGDKMYKKGEIRRAEALSQSNYQSAMNFLKDADILFFPEVGERDDKKESNLCKLTGNKVEMDSLRRRLFEFL